Proteins encoded together in one Solanum lycopersicum chromosome 7, SLM_r2.1 window:
- the T12 gene encoding homeobox protein knotted-1-like LET12 (The RefSeq protein has 2 non-frameshifting indels compared to this genomic sequence): MEFQDHFSQEMVLHQQQQQQQQQQNAVLRSMLPESPHHDARKSPPTWLNTSLLRQQHSQFGNASSPSSAAAAAAVAGGNNFLHLQTSNSDSSNSNQWLSPTAAAGGGGNGGGGGHNDELSESMNFAKKMSQQHSGGGEENNNNNNNNNNNNNNEEENSWEREKCKADILNHPLYDQLLSAHVSCLRIATPVDQLPRIDAQLAQSQNVVAKYSVLGQGQPPLDDKDLDQFMTHYVLLLSSFKEQLQQHVRVHAMEAVMACWELEQSLQSLTGVAPGEGTGATMSDDDDDQADSDTNFLDGGFDGPDSMGFGPLVPTESERSLMERVRQELKHELKQGYKEKIVDIREEILRKRRAGKLPGDTTSVLKAWWQSHSKWPYPTEEDKARLVQETGLQLKQINNWFINQRKRNWHSNPSTSSSQKSKRKSAGEIKQ; this comes from the exons ATGGAGTTTCAGGACCACTTTTCTCAAGAAATGGTTCTTCAtcaacagcagcagcagcagcagcaacagcaGCAAAACGCGGTATTGCGTTCCATGCTACCTGAATCTCCTCATCACGACGCTCGAAAATCACCTCCGACTTGGCTCAATACTTCTCTCCTTCGTCAACAACACAGTCAGTTTGGTAACGCATCCTCACCTTCCTCGGCTGCAGCTGCAGCTGCCGTAGCCGGAGGGAATAATTTCCTTCATCTCCAGACATCTAACTCCGACTCGTCAAACTCTAACCAGTGGCTCTCACCTACTGCGGCGGCTGGAGGTGGAGGTAACGGCGGTGGAGGCGGGCATAATGATGAGTTATCAGAGTCGATGAATTTTGCGAAGAAGATGAGTCAACAGCATAGTGGAGGaggagaagaaaacaataataataataataataataataataataatgaagagGAGAACTCatgggagagagagaaatgtaAAGCGGATATATTGAATCATCCTTTATACGATCAGCTACTGTCGGCACACGTTTCATGCCTGAGAATTGCGACGCCGGTGGATCAATTACCGAGGATTGACGCTCAGCTAGCTCAATCGCAAAACGTGGTAGCCAAATACTCTGTACTTGGACAAGGTCAACCGCCTCTAGATGATAAAGACCTCGATCAATTTATG ACACATTATGTTCTGTTGCTCTCTTCCTTTAAAGAACAACTGCAACAACATGTCCGCGTCCATGCAATGGAAGCTGTCATGGCTTGCTGGGAGCTAGAACAATCTCTACAAAGCTTAACAG GGGTAGCACCAGGTGAAGGTACAGGAGCAACCATgtctgatgatgatgatgaccaGGCTGATAGTGACACAAACTTTTTGGATGGAGGTTTTGATGGACCAGATAGCATGGGATTTGGTCCTCTTGTACCTACTGAAAGTGAAAGGTCCCTGATGGAGCGTGTTAGGCAAGAACTCAAGCATGAACTCAAACAG ggttataaggaaaaaattgttGACATTAGAGAGGAAATTTTACGCAAAAGAAGAGCAGGAAAACTGCCTGGTGATACTACATCTGTGTTGAAAGCTTGGTGGCAATCACATTCTAAGTGGCCTTATCCAACT GAGGAAGACAAAGCACGATTAGTGCAAGAAACAGGTTTACAACTGAAGCAGATAAACAATTGGTTTATTAACCAAAGGAAAAGGAACTGGCACAGCAATCCATCAACGTCTTCTTCTCAGAAAAGCAAACGCAAGAG TGCAGGTGAAATCAAGCAGTAA